Part of the Sphingobium sp. TKS genome is shown below.
TGGCGGCGGCATTTTCCATGTCGCGAGCATTGGCGGCGATGATCTGCGGCGCCTGATCCCGCAGCGCCTGCGCGGCGCGGCGCAATGCGTCGATCTTCTGCGCATCGCTCGCGGCGGAAAGGACCGCTGCCGCAGCGCGCGCGCGCGCGCCCATGGTCGCGATCAGCATTTCGGGGGTCTGGGTAAGGTCGTTCATGAAATATCTCGCCGTGTTTCGCGCCGGGCCTTATCATGAAAGCGGGCCAAAGCGAAACCACCGTTGCGGATGCGGCAGGGCCAAAGCCGACAGCCGGACCATGGGTCGCAAAATGGCCCGGCTGTCAGCAGGCAGAAGGAACTGCCTATTTCGCACGCCTAGCGATCAGGTCAGGCCAGCGCATACCCAAAACAGGGTATAGACCAAGCCAAGCCGAAAAATTCGCTCAAAATGCCGCAAATTCAATATTAAAGCGGATCGATCAGGCCGCCTGGGCCAGAATCTCCTGCTCCATGGCGGTGAACATCCGGCAGGGCGGGATATTGCGCCATTCGACCCGTTCCCGAATCTCTTCGAACAGGGGGGAGAGCAGGCGGCGCACATAGCCGGAATATTGATAGACCATGAAAGCCCCCCCAGCCTTCAACACCGACCGGGTTTCGGCGCAGATCGCCTCGCCCACGCCTTCTGGCAAGGTCGAGAAAGGGATGCCGGACAGCACGTAATCCGCCTGGGCATAGCCCGCTTCCTTGATGAAGCGGCGGACATCGGCGGCAGAACCATGGACGATGCGCAGCCGGGGATCATCGATCTCCGCCTCCAGATAAGCGACGAAATCGAGATTGAGGTCGATCGCGAGCAGGGTCGCGTCCGGATGCAGCCTGTCGAGAATGGGGCGCGTGAACGTGCCGACGCCCGGCCCGAATTCCACGAACAGCCGGGTCCGCTGCCAGTCCACGCCCTCCAGCATGCTGTCGACCAGCATCTGGGAAGAGGGAATGACCGACCCGATCATGCCTGGATGCTTGATGAACTGCCGGAGGAACATGCTCCATTGACCCAGGAAGGTGGAGGATTGCTTTCCGGGAAAGACCCGATTTTTCTTCTTCAAAGAAATGGAGGCCATTCATTCTCGCCTGTCTGCCTTGACCTGACCGACTCGCAAAAATCGCACCGGCATGCAAGCGCCTTCACGGCGGAAGGGGTAAAAGCATGGGCGGGTAAAGGGATTTCCCCTCCCCCGCCCGATGATCGAGTCAGTCCCGGTTGCGGGGGCGCAACATGCCGGGCGCGACAAAGCCGATGGGATCGACCTGCATCACGCTTTGCTTGAGCGTGGCCTGGATCTGCTCATATTCACGCTCCATTTCGGGCGTGACGGAGGCACGGGTGTCCTCCAGCGCCGCTTCGAAATGGGCCTGCGTCACCTTGTCCACCGAGAGCGACTGGCGCAGCGCGACCAGCCCCGCCCGGCGAACCAGATCCTCCAGATCGGCGCCGGTGAAGCGTTCGGTGCGCTCGGCCAGCACATCAAGATCAACGTCCTGCGCCAGCGGCATCTTGCCGGTATGAATGGACAGGATGCGCCTGCGCCCGGCCCGATCCGGCACGGGGACATAGATCAGTTCATCGAACCGCCCTGGCCGCAGCAGCGCCGGATCGATCAGCGTCGGCCGGTTGGTCGCGCCGATGACGACCACCGATTGCAGCTCCTCCAGCCCGTCCATCTCGGCCAGGATGGTGTTCACCACCCGCTCCGTCACTTGTGGTTCGCCCAGGCCGCCGCCCCGCGCGGGGACCAGGCTGTCCAGTTCGTCGATGAAGATGACCGTCGGCGCCACCTGCCTTGCGCGGGCGAAGAGGCGGGCGATCTGCTGTTCGCTCTCCCCATACCATTTGCTCAGCAGGTCGGACGATTTGGTCGCGATGAAATTGGCCTGCGCTTCC
Proteins encoded:
- a CDS encoding class I SAM-dependent methyltransferase; this translates as MASISLKKKNRVFPGKQSSTFLGQWSMFLRQFIKHPGMIGSVIPSSQMLVDSMLEGVDWQRTRLFVEFGPGVGTFTRPILDRLHPDATLLAIDLNLDFVAYLEAEIDDPRLRIVHGSAADVRRFIKEAGYAQADYVLSGIPFSTLPEGVGEAICAETRSVLKAGGAFMVYQYSGYVRRLLSPLFEEIRERVEWRNIPPCRMFTAMEQEILAQAA